A portion of the Trichomycterus rosablanca isolate fTriRos1 chromosome 17, fTriRos1.hap1, whole genome shotgun sequence genome contains these proteins:
- the lamp3 gene encoding lysosome-associated membrane glycoprotein 3, protein MNVLVLAALLLLGSVSPSDVDEPSLSETSLDQGPHNVSRKPRLQPKESKPPVGNYTIANQGRVCLRASLGVVYIVTEDKNTSYYNLDPKSTTAGGYCASTDAVLSLEFDGGSLQFTFVKNGTVAYVKTLRAFLEPEPPCKNCNRTRYPGILNHDELFKTANGQSFKCKSSTKLILAENLRIKLVPLQVQAFNLPNGTFGKEVECWADYAKRIMPIVVGAVVVGIFLIAVLVFVLMREHRAQGYEPL, encoded by the exons ATGAACGTTCTCGTCCTCGCTGCTCTGCTGCTTCTCG GAAGCGTCTCGCCCTCAGACGTGGACGAGCCTTCACTTTCTGAAACCTCTCTGGACCAGGGTCCGCACAACGTGTCCAGAAAGCCCAGACTCCAGCCCAAAGAGAGCAAGCCGCCCGTCGGGAATTATACCATAGCAAACCAGGGTCGAGTGTGCCTGAGGGCGTCGCTGGGCGTGGTCTACATCGTGACGGAGGACAAG AACACGTCGTACTACAATCTGGACCCGAAATCCACCACAGCGGGGGGATACTGTGCCAGCACTGATGCGGTTCTTTCGCTCGAGTTTGATGGAGGAAGTCTGCAGTTTACCTTCGTCAAG AACGGCACCGTGGCATATGTGAAGACCCTGAGGGCGTTCCTCGAACCCGAACCTCCCTGCAAGAACTGCAACC GTACACGTTATCCTGGCATTCTGAACCATGATGAGCTCTTCAAAACCGCCAACGGGCAGAGCTTCAAGTGCAAGTCATCGACTAAACTAATCCTGGCGGAGAATCTGAGGATTAAGCTCGTTCCTCTGCAGGTTCAGGCCTTCAACCTGCCCAACGGCACTTTTGGAAAAG AGGTCGAGTGCTGGGCGGACTACGCCAAGCGGATCATGCCGATCGTGGTTGGCGCGGTGGTGGTGGGCATCTTCCTCATTGCAGTTCTGGTGTTTGTGCTGATGCGTGAACATCGTGCTCAGGGCTACGAACCACTCTAG